Below is a window of Ruegeria sp. THAF33 DNA.
ACCAGCAGTGCTAACAGTGGTTGGTGTGGTGCGAACAACGTCGTAGCTGCCTGTACGGTCTTCAACGTAGCCAATACCAAAACGGCCGTAACCGCTGAAGTTAACTTCAGCTGCTGCAACGCCTGCGGTCGCGATCAGCGCCGTCGATGCGAAGAGAACTTTTTTCATCTTGTTTCCCTCGGTTTCATTCAAAAGAGTTATCTACTCGACACATGCCTCGGCATATGTCTCAGCACGGACACCGTTTCGCTCTTTTTGCCCCCATTGCGCAAGCTTGGCATAAACCCGGTCACGTCATTGGGGTCAGATTGGTGCAAGGATGCCACAGTTCGTTTTTGCCCGGATCAGGCTGACACGCTTACATTTCAGAAGAATAGGCTTGTTGCAGCGAGGGTCCTTGGCTAGGAGTATGCCCTGAATACTGCACAACAAGTGAAACAGGACCTGCTGACAATGCGCCTGCCTACGATTTTGGGATTAATCATGCTGACCACCACTATTGCGGCATGCGGGCAGAATCGAAGCACTTCGACTTATTCCCCCAATCCCGCCAGCGGTAATTCCGATGAACGCGAGTTGAACGACCCTGAACGTACCACGCTTTGGGACATTTTCGATCGCAGCACGGCCGAGCAGACCACCAATGTAAACCGGTACTTGTGGGCAGCTTCTCTGGACATATTGAACTTCTTGCCTGTGCAGGAGGTCGATCCGTTTACCGGAGTGATCGTAACGGGTTACGGCACTCCTCCGGGCGGAGGACGGTCATACAGGGCGACCGTACACATCAGTGATCCGGCGCTTGCGGCGCGGTCTTTGTCCGTCGCCCTGCAATCCAGCGGAGGCGCCCCGGTAAGCGCGGCAACAACCCGCGCGGTGGAGGATGCGATTCTGTCCCGCGCGCGTCAGCTGCGTATCGCGGACAACAAGTTCTAGCACTCCGCCGAAAATCACACTAATACCACGCCGGGTTCCTACCCGGCGTTTTCATTCACGAAGGACCGCACAATGTCGCGCTATTCGGCCACCGAAATCGAAGCAAAATGGCAAGAAGCCTGGGACAAGGCAGGTATCTTCACCGCCAACCACAAGGCGGACAAGCCGAAATACTATGTGCTTGAGATGTTCCCCTACCCGTCCGGCCGAATCCATATGGGGCATGTGCGCAACTATACGATGGGCGACGTCATCGCGCGGCACAAGCTGGCCACCGGGCACAATGTTCTGCACCCCATGGGCTGGGACGCGTTCGGAATGCCGGCGGAAAACGCTGCCATGGCGATCGGCGGCCACCCCAAAGAGTGGACTTACGGCAATATCGCCGACATGCGCGCCCAGATGAAGCCGCTGGGCCTGTCGATCGACTGGTCCCGTGAATTCGCCACATGTGATCCGGAATACTATGGCCAGCAGCAGGCGCTGTTCCTCGACATGCTCGAGGCCGGGCTGGTCTATCGCAAGAACGCCGTGGTCAACTGGGATCCGGTGGACATGACCGTTCTGGCCAATGAACAGGTGGAAAACGGGCGCGGCTGGCGCTCGGGTGCGCTGGTGGAACGGCGCGAGCTGACGCAGTGGTTCTTCAAGATCTCGGATTATTCCGAAGAACTGCTGAACGCTCTGGACACGCTGGAAAACTGGCCCGCCAAGGTTCGGCTGATGCAGGAAAACTGGATCGGCAAGTCGCGCGGCCTGCAATTCGGGTTCGAACGCACCGATGGTGGGGAACCGATCACTGTCTACACGACGCGCCCCGACACGCTGCTGGGCGCGTCCTTCGTGGGGATTTCGCCCGATCACCCGATCGCCAAACAGCTTGAGGCCGAAAACCCGGAAGTCGCTGAATTCGTTGCCGAATGCCGCAAGGGCGGCACCACAGAAGAGGCCATCGAAACTGGCGAAAAGCTGGGTTTCGATACCGGCATCCGCGTCAAGCACCCGCTGGACCCGAACTGGGAACTGCCTGTCTGGATCGCCAATTTCATCCTGATGGATTACGGCACCGGTGCGATCTTCGCCTGCCCGGCCCATGACCAGCGCGACCTTGATTTCTGCCGCAAATACGATCTGCCGGTGATCGATACGTTCTTTGCGCTGGACGACGACACGCCGGTCGACAAGATCGCCTTTGTCCCGCCAAAGACCGAGAAAGTCCGCTGGGTGAACCATTTCGCAGGCTTGACCGAAGCAACCGGAGAAGAAGCGATCAACACCACCATCGATTTCGCCGAAAAAGCCGGTTGGGGCGAAGGGGTCACGAAATATCGCCTGCGAGACTGGGGCTTGAGCCGTCAGCGCTATTGGGGTTGTCCGATTCCTGTCGTTCACTGCGAAAGCTGTGGTGTGGTCCCTGAAAAGAAAGAGAACCTTCCGGTTCGCCTGCCCGATGATGTCACCTTCGACAAACCGGGCAACCCGCTGGACCGCCACCCGACCTGGCGCGACTGCGCCTGCCCAAACTGTGGCGCCCCTGCCAAGCGCGAGACCGACACGATGGACACATTCGTGGATTCGTCATGGTATTTCGCCCGGTTCACCGCTCCGCGCGCGGAAACGCCCACCGATCTGGCCGAGGCGGAATACTGGATGAATGTAGACCAGTATATCGGCGGGATCGAACACGCGATTCTGCACCTGCTGTATTCGCGGTTCTTCGCCCGCGCGATGAACATCACCGGGCATTTGCCGGACAAAGCCATCGAACCCTTCGACGCGCTGTTCACGCAGGGCATGGTGACGCACGAGATCTACCAGACCCGCGATGCCAACGGTCGTCCGGTCTTTCACCTGCCCGAGGAGGTCACAGACGGAAAACTGGCTGACGGCACACAGGTCGAGATCATCCCATCGGCCAAAATGTCAAAGTCCAAGAAGAACGTTGTCGACCCGGTCAGCATCATCTCGGCCTTCGGCGCCGATACCGCGCGCTGGTTCGTGCTGTCCGATTCGCCACCCGAACGGGACGTGGAATGGACGGCTGCGGGGGCCGAGGCCGCGTACAAGCATCTCAACCGTGTCTGGAATCTCTGCGACAAGATCGGCGCCATGGACCCGAACGCCACGGGTGAAGGCGATGAGGAACTGCTGCGCGAGATGCACAAAACCATCCGCGATGTGACATTGGGTGTTGAAAGCTTTGGCTTCAACGCGGCCATCGCCAAGCTTTATGCCTTCACCAACACGCTGGCGAAATCCAAGGCAGGTGCTGCGGCCCAAAAGCAGGCCATCAAAACGCTGGCACAGCTGATGTCGCCGATGACACCACATCTGGCGGAAGATATTTGGGCCCATCAGGGCGGCGAAGGCCTTGTGGCCGTTGCGCCATGGCCCGTCGCCGACGAGGCAATGCTGGTTGATGACACTGTCACCTTGCCGATTCAGATCAACGGCAAGCGTCGCGCGGAAATCAGCGTGGCCAAGGATCTGGACAAAGCCGAGGTTGAAAAAATTGCGCTCAGCACCGAAGCTGTTCAAAAGGCGCTGGAAGGGAATGCGCCGAAGAAAGTGATCGTCGTTCCGGGCCGGATTGTGAATGTTGTCGTTTGATCGCAGAACGTTTTTGCTGATGCCGCTGGCGCTGGCCGCCTGCGGCTTTGAGCCCGTCTATGCACCTGGCGGATCGGGTTCGGCCTTGTATGGCCGCGTCGAGGTGTCGGCGCCCAACACCGTGGAAAGCTATTTGCTGGTCCAAAATCTGGAACAACAACTGGGGCGAAGCGCCGGGTCGGTGAACGATTACAAGCTGGATGTTCAGGTTTCGACCGTAACGCGTGGCGCAGCAATCACCACCACAAACGAAACGCAGCGCTACACCATCGACGGAAGCGCACAATACAACCTGCGGTCCAACGCAACCGGTCAGATCATCGCCTCGGGCTCGGTGGCGGATTTTGTGTCATATTCTGCCGCAGGATCGACCGTTTCCACATTGGCGGATGAGCGCGATGCCAAGAGACGGCTGATGATGATTCTGTCGGGTCAGATCATGAACCGACTTTACGCCACACCGGATCTGGCCGCATGAAGCTGAGCCCGCGCGAGGCTGAGGGGTATTTTGCCAAGCCGGACGCGGACAAGACCGGGCTGCTTATCTATGGCGCGGATGCGATGCGGGTTGCGCTTAAGCGGCAGCAGGTGCTGGCCGCTCTGCTTGGCCCCCAAGCCGAAGAAGAAATGCGCCTGACCCGCATGCCCGGTGGCGATCTGCGTGGTGATCCCGCCCTGCTGCTGGACGCGGTCAAGGCGGTCGGCTTCTTTCCCGGTCCACGTGCCGTTTTCGTGGAAGACGCAACCGAAACCGCGGCGTCGGCAATTCTGGCCGCGCTCGAAGATTGGGCCCCCGGAGACGCCCAGATCATCGTGACCGCGGGGCAATTGAAACCCAGCTCGAAAATCCGCAAGGCGTTCGAAGGCCACCCTGCCGCCTATGCCGTCGGCATTTATGACGACCCGCCCTCACGCGCCGAAGTGGAACGGGTTCTTGCCGAGTCGGGTATGAAAAACGTGCCCCGAGATGTCATGTCTGCAATCAGCGAATTGGCAGTAAGCCTCAGCCCCGGTGATTTCGCCCAAACGATTGAAAAACTGTCTCTTTACAAACGCGGTGACAGCACTGATTTGACAATCGAAGATATCGAGGCCTGCGCCCCGCGCTCGACCGAGGCGGCGCTGGATGATGTTCTCAACGTCGTTGCCGAAGGCCGCGCCGGTGAGATCGGGCCTCTGATCCGGAGGTTGCAGGCGCAGGGCACCAATGGCGTGACTCTGTGCATCGGAGCGATGCGGCATTTTCGGACACTCTATGCCTGCGCTTCTGATCCCGGTGGTGCTGCGCAGGGCATCGGCAAGCTGCGTCCGCCGGTTTACGGCAAACGGCGTGACCGTATCCTGCGGCAGGCACAAGGTTGGGGTGCGGCCAAGCTGCAAACCGCGCTTACGGTTCTGACCGATACGGATTTGGCGCTGCGGTCTGCGGGGCAGACAGCCCCCGCAATGGCGCTGGTGGAACGCGCGATGATCCGTTTGGCGATGTTGGCGCGATCCCGCTAGGTCAATCAGCCTTTTCCAGCCAGTCGGCGGCAGACCGACCGGCCCAGCGCCCGGTCGCCAGGCAAGCCGTAAGCAGATAGCCCCCGGTCGGGGCCTCCCAATCCAGCATTTCCCCGGCGCAGAACACACCCGGCAGGGCTGTCAGCATCAGCCCGTCATCCAGCGCTGTCCGTTTGATACCACCTGCGGTCGAAATGGCTTCGTCCATCGGGCGAAGGCCGGCATGCCGGATAGGCAGCTTTTTCAACATGCTCACCTGCACGGATTGAGAGTGTCCGCCGCGTTTTGCCATTTCATGAAACAGGGCGATTTTCTGAGCAGACAAGTTCAGCGATTTTCTCATCCACTGGGACAGCGTTGTTTTCGACCGTTTCGCGGACAACCGCGCCAGCAGAGCCTGTTGGTCCAGATCAGGCGTCAGATCAGCAAACAATGGCTGCCCCGCGCGCAACGCCGGTGTCAGCGAGTACAGCCCTCCGCCTTCCAGACCGGTTCTGGAAATCGCAGCCTCTCCTCGGCTTTCCAAATCGCCTGCCATCCATCGGATCGATTTCAATGCGGCCCCGAAATGGGGCTGCATATGTGGGCTCCAATCAACGGAAATGGCTGAGTTCGCGGGTTCAAAGGGTGCTAAAGCCACGTCTTTTCCGGCCAATATCTGCGCCCAGTGACCGTCCGAGCCAAGGCGGGCCCAGCTTGCACCGCCCAGTGCCAGCACGGTGACATCCGTCGAAACACTGCGCCGCCCGTCCGGAGTGTCGAACACCGGCGCATCACTTTCCCAGCCAGTCCAACGCCAGCGGGTCCTGATCTCGACCCCGGCCTTGTCCAATCGTGCCAACCAGGCCCGCAACAAGGGCGAGGCCTTCATTGCTTCGGGAAACACGCGCCCCGTCGAGCCGACAAACAACGTCTGCCCCAACCCGCGCGCCCAGTGCTGAACAGCTTCGGCATCAAATTCAGACATGATCGGACGCAACCAATCTGCCGCTTCACCATAGGCGCGGATCAGGTCGTCAAGCGGCTCGTCCTTGGTCAGGTTCAGCCCCGATTTCCCGGCCATCAGGAGCTTGCGCGCGACCGAAGGTTTGGCCTCGGCCACCAACACGGAATGCCCGGCTGCGGCCAGCTGTTCGGCCGCCATCAACCCGGCGGGGCCTGCTCCGATCACCACTGCATGCGCCATTCGCACCCTCTTGCCTTCGCCCGTCACAGGCGCAAGTTTCACATCATCATGACGAACAGCGATCCGATCTGCCCGCTTTGCGGCCGCCCGATCCCCAATGGGGGTGGCAGCCTGCATCATCTGATCCCAAAACTCAAAGGAGGCAAGGGCGGACCTACCGTTCTGCTGCATCAGATCTGCCACAAAGAGGTGCACGCCACCCTGACCGAAGCCGAACTGGCACGCAGTTTCAACACGGTCGAGGCCCTGCGTGCGCATCCAAGGCTCGAGAAATTTTTGACTTGGGTCCGCAAACGTCCACCCGGGTTTCGTTCGAAAGTTCCGGGCAAGCGGCGCGGGCGCTGATCAACCTGGCAGGATCTGGCCGCCGACAATATCTGTGAGAGGTTCGGACAGGCCTTCGATCTCGATACCCTGAAAGTCCGGCACATGGGCGAATTGTGCGCCCGCAACATGCTGGAATTCCAACGTCGTATAGGCGCGTTTCCACAGCCATTCGCGGTTTTCAACAGCCCAAAGTTCAGAATTGGGCGGGGTTTCGTTGGTAAAGGCATAGAAATGCAGGTCAAAGCCGTAAGGGGCGACCTCCTGCATTGACAGCAACGACATGCCCCGGGCGCGCCAGAACGCGTCTTCGGAGGCAATATCGCCGGTTCGAAGGGTAATCTGACCGATCCGAGCCTGCGCAAAAGGCGCGTCGGGGTCCGCTGCATACGGCGGCCGGTTGCCTTCGAAATCATGTTGCAGCAGTTCGATGACGAACCCTTCGGGATCCGCAAGATGGCACATATAGCCGATGTCCAGAAACTGGTTCGGCGTGCTCACTGGTACGTCGAACCTGCGCAGATGAGCCGCAGCAAGATCGACATCCGGAACGGTGATTCCTATCTTCCAGTACCGCTGCCCCTTGTCATGGGTGTACCCTCCTCCACCCGGCAGCAACAAAATATCTGCGTCTGCACCGTCATAGCCGACACGGTAGCCGGTTTCTGCTGGGCCGACGGACATGCCCAGAATGTCGCGATAAAACGCGGCCAGCCGATCCGGGTCGGCGACCCGCAGGCGCAGTGCAGACAGCCTCATGAGCACAACCTTGCGATTCCCGCCGCGATCTCGGGGTCGGCGTTCACGCTGTCGGCCACCAGATCGCGTGCGGTTTGCATCAGGTGATCGGGATCCACAATTCGGTCCACGAGGCCAAATTCATACGCCTCCTGCGCGGTGATTTTCTGACCCGCCAAAAGGATCAACTTGGCCCTTGCCGGTCCGACCAGAGCCGCCAGCCGCGCGGGGTCGGACGGTTGTGGCAGAAACCCCAGCTTCATCACCGGATAGAAGAACTTGGCCGACGGCACGGCAATGCGCAGATCACAGGCCAGCGCCATACCGTTGGCCCCGCCTGCCAAAGTGCCGTTCAGTGCGGCAACGGTCAGACAGGGCAACGCGGCAATGGCGCCGGACAGCCTTTCCCAGACATCCGATTTGGCCAGACCGGCGCGCGCTTCGTCCAGATCTGCCCCAGCGCTGAACACTTTGCCCGCGCCGGTCAGGATCAACGCCTTGGCCTCTGTCGCGGATTCGGCGATCTCGGCCAGTTCCGCCAGCATGGCCCCGGTCAGGGCGTTCGCCTTGCCGGGATTGTTGATCGTGACGGTCCACAGGCCGCCTTCTTTGGTCAAATCGATCATATCAGCCCGGCCCGTTTGCGAATGTCTTCAAGCCGCAGCGAAATTTCAGTGCCAAGGAATTCATCGGCATCATCCGAGCACATCCACAACAGCGCCTGTGCGGGCCAGTCCGCGGGGATATGCACATCCCAGTCCAGCTGACTGACTGGATTTATGCCGCTGGCCTTGATCGACCGCTGCATATCGGTGGCCACCGTCCCCGGTGACAGGCCCATGGCGCGAATACCATTATGGGCTTCTTCCAGATGCAGACATTCCGTGAGCATCTTGGCCCCGGCCTTCGAGGCGCAATAATGGCTCCAGGCTTCGACCGGGTTCGATGCTGCACCGGACGAGATCGTCAGAATGCTCCCTCCTCCCGCAGCCCGCATCACCGGCAACGCCGCGCGCATCCCGTAGAAAATACCTTTCAGGTTGATGTCGATGGCCTTGCTCCACGCCTCGGTGTCAGCATTCGAGAGATGAAAGATCGGATCGATCACACCCGCGTTGCCGATCAGAACATCCAACCCACCGAACCGGTCCACGCATGTGGCCACGGCTTGTTCCACCTGCGCGAAATCGCTGACGTCACAGGCCAATGCGATGGCCTGATCGCCCAATGCGGCCGCCAGAGCGTCAATCTGGTCCTTGCTGCGAGCCACCAATGCGACATTGGCGCCGGCTGCGGCAAAAACGCGCCCTGCCTCGGCCCCAATTCCTCGGCTGGCCCCGGTTATGAGAACAGTTTTTCCCTGCATTTGCCCTTCCTCACGCATTGTAATCTCTGTCGGCTACAGCCGTAGCGCGTAAACGGGGAAAGGGTCCAGCCCTTGCCCCCTTGACGATACCCGCCACAAAACCGACCATGCGCCACAAATTGATCAAGAAGGGTTACCTTATGTCCGTTTTCCTTCGCCGCAGCTGCGGCGCTGCCCTGGCTTATGCCGTTGCCACCCAAGGGGCGTTTGCCGATCTGTCGGCCGATGACGTCTGGTCCGATTGGCAGAGCTATTTCACCTCGATGGGTTACACCGTCACAGGAGACGAAAGCACCTCGGGCGACGTCACCACGATTTCCAACATAACACTTTCAGTGGCCCTTCCCGAAGAGGACGGACGGTTTCAGATGGTCATGCCGGAAATGACACTGACCGAAAATGGTGACGGGACCGTTACCATTGACCTGCCGGAAAGCTTTCCCATGGAAATCACCGGTCAGGCCGAAGACGAAAACTTCGCAGCCACTGTCACCTATTCCCACAACCAACTGAAAATGGTCGTGTCAGGCACACCGGACGACATGACCTATGACTACAAGGCTGACAATCTGGGCGTGAAACTGGATTCGATTGAGGTCGATGGTGAGACTCTGCCCAAGGATGTGTTTGGCATCGATGTCCAAGCAAGCGATCTGTCCGGCAGCTCGCGGATGCAGATCGGTGACAATCGGAACATCAGCCAGACGTTCAACGCAGCCACGTTAACTTATGATCTGAACTTTCAGGATCCTGAAAGCGGCGAAAACGGGTTGATCAACGGTCAACTCGATCAACTGGCATTTGAGGGCAACAATGTGGTCCCGCCGGATTTTGACTTTTCGGACCCAGAAGCCTTTTACAAAGCCGGTTTTTCGTTTGACGGCACCTTCACCTATGCCGCGGGCAGCACGGATCTGAGCGGGACCAGCGAAGGTCAGGCGTTCTCGATGAACAGCACGTCCGAAGGCGGGCGTTTTGCAGCCAGCATCGATGCAGAGCGTATCGTCTATGACATTGACCAGAACAGCACGAAGATGGCCGTTACCACGGCGGGCCTGCCGTTCCCGATCGAACTTTCGATGGCCAAGGCGGGCCTGAACTTCGAATTCCCCATCCAGCAATCGGACGAGGTTCAACCCTTCGGCTTTGGGCTGAACCTGACCGATTTCACCATGTCGGACATATTGTGGGGCATTTTCGATCCTGCGGGCGCGTTGCCGCGTGATCCGGCGACGATTGCGCTGGATGCGACAGGAACCGCGAAAGTGCTGATGAATATCTTCGATCCTGAAATCGACGTCGAATCCGACGAAGCCCCGGGGGAATTGCACTCGCTGAAGATCAACGAACTGCTGGTTTCGTTGGTTGGCGCCAAACTGACCGGTGACGGTGATTTTGCTTTCGACAACACCAATACCGAAGAGTTTGATGGCCTGCCCAGCCCAAGCGGCGTGGCGAACCTTCAGCTGGTTGGCGCCAACCAGTTGATCGACACCCTGATCGGAATGGGAATCATCTCGGACGAAGACGCGCTGGGTGCCCGCATGATGATGGGTCTGATGGCAGTTCCGGGCGAAGAACCGGACACTTTGAACTCGAAGATCGAGTTCACCGAAGACGGCCAGATCCTGGCGAATGGTCAGCGTATCAAGTGACAATCAACGGAAAGGGCCGCGCAACATGCGGCCCTTTCTCTGTCCTGCCAACCCCTGCCCAAACCTCTGAAACGGCACGGGTTCACCGCGATCCTCAACGCACAATCTGGTCACAGGTCTTGCGAGACGGGCGGTCCAAGGCTAGGTCCTTGGCAATCAACCCGGAGGCCTCATGACCTGCTCACCAGAAGAAATCAGCCATCACTTGCTTGACGTGGCCCGCAAGGCAGGCGCGGACGCGGCGGATGCCATCGTTATCGACGGATCCTCTGTTTCCGTCGAAGTGCGGGGCGGCGCGCTGGAACATGCCGAACGCTCGGAAGGGACTGATTTGGGATTGCGGGTGTTTCTGGGCAAACGATCCGCCATTGTGTCCAGTTCCGACAGCCGCCCTGAAACCCTGCGCGCCATGGCGGAACGAGCTGTCGCGATGGCCAGGGAGGCCCCCGAAGATCCGTTTTCCGGACTGGCTGACAAGGACCAGCTGGTCACAGACTGGGACATAGAGTCACTGGAACTGTCAGACCCCGCCCCGGCCCCGTCTGCCGAAGCCCTGATGCAGGATGCTCTGACGGCCGAGGCCGCAGCGCTGGCCGTCGCCGGTGTCACCCAGGTGTCGGATGCGGCCGCAAGTTACGGGACCCACCATGTGCATCTGGCCGCGACAAACGGGTTCACCGGCGGATACGCGCGCAGCAGCAGGTCGGTTTCCTGTGTTGCGATCTCGGGCGAAGGCACCGGGATGGAACGGGACTATGACGGCGACAGCCGGACGTTCCAATCCGACCTGCGCAGCGCGGAAGAAATCGGGCGCACAGCAGGCGAACGCGCCGTGCAACAGGTTGGTGCGCGCAAACCTGTGACGGGAAGTTTTCCGGTGCTCTTCGACGAACGGATCTCGTCTTCGCTCATCGGCCACCTTCTGGCCGCCAGCAATGGCGCGGCGATCGCACGGGGCGCATCCTGGCTCAAGGATTGTTTGGGGCAGGACGTTCTGCCCGCGCACCTGTCCCTGATCGAAGACCCGCACCGCCCGCGCATTTCGGGCTCGCGTCCCTTTGATGCCGAGGGTCTGCCGACACAACGCCGGGCAATCGTGGAAAACGGCGTTCTGACCGGCTGGACGTTGGACCTGTCAAGCGGGCGAAAACTGGATATGGTGTCCACGGGAAATGCCGCTCGTGGGGTCTCGGGCCCGCCATCGCCCAGCAACTGGAACCTGAGCCTGACACAAGGTGACCAAAGCCGCGCCGACCTGCTGCGCGATATGGGGACCGGGTTGCTGGTCACATCCATGATCGGATCGACGATCAACCCCAATACCGGTGACTATTCAAGGGGTGCATCGGGCTTCTGGGTCGAGAATGGCGAGATCACGCATCCGGTCAATGAATGCACCATCGCAGGCAATCTGCGGGACATGCTGCGCCGGATCATCCCGGCGAACGATGCCCGCCCATACCTGTCGCGCGTGGTTCCGTCGCTTCTGATCGAAGGAATGACACTTGCCGGCAACTGATCTGCCCCTGCTGATCGAGGCGGCGCTGGAGGCCGGCAAGATCGCCACGCGCTATTCCGGCACGCAAGCACAGCGCTGGGACAAACCCGATGGCGCCGGCCCAGTGACCGAGGCAGATCTTGCCGTGAACACGATGCTGGAGGAGCGGTTGTGTTCGGTGCGACCGGGCTATGGCTGGCTAAGTGAGGAATCCGAGGATTCCACCGACCGGCTGGACCGTAACAGCACTTTCATCATCGACCCGATCGACGGCACCCGGAGCTTTGCAGAAGGCGCGCGCACCTGGGCACATTCCATAGCCGTCGCCGATAACGGCGTGGTGACGGCGGCGGTCATTTACCTGCCGATGCGGGATTTGCTGTACACGGCGGCACAGGGTCAGGGCGCCACTCTCAATGGTAAGACGATCACGACCTCGGATACCGCAGAGCTTTTGCAATCAGAAATTCTGGCCGCCAAGCCAAATCTTGACGCTCGGCACTGGCGCGACGCGCAGGCGCCAGATTTCGAACGCGCGTATCGCCCGTCACTTGCCTATCGCATGGCTTTGGTTGCGCAGGGTCGGTTCGATGGCATGCTGACCCTGCGCCCCAGTTGGGAATGGGATATTGCCGCCGGCGACCTGATCATCCGAGAGGCCGGCGGCGTGTGTTCCGACCGTACGGGTCAACGGCTGATCTTCAACAATATGCATCCCAGGTTGAACGGCGTGATCGCCGCCAGCGCCTCGATTCATCAGCAACTGTCGGCACTGCTGGATCCGGCCGGGCCGGGAATCGGAACATGAGCAAACCGCGCTCACTCAGCCTGGCCGCCTACAGGGTGTTGTCATGGGGGTTGCGCAACGGGGTTGCGCCGCAATCCAACCCGCCGCGCCCCGAAGGTGAGTTGCTATGGATCCATGTTGCCACACCGGATCGGCTGCGGGCTGTGACCGACTTCTGCCGTCGGCTGTCGCAGGTCAGGGCCAAGCTGAATTTCCTGCTGACAGCCCCCCCGGATGAGGATCTGTCCAACTGGCCGGACAGCAGGTTCCCTTTGATCAACCTGCCACAGGAACAGAGTGGCGCCGCCCGCGAGTTTATCGAATACTGGCGTCCGAACATGGGGTTGTGGGTCGGTGGCGATCTGATGCCCAACATTGTCACGCGCGCTGACGAACAGGCGATCCCGCTGGTCCTGTTCGACGCCCAATTCAGCGTCACACTGTCCCGGAACGCCCGTTGGTTGCCGGACATCACGCGGGTGACCTTTGACTGTTTCCGCAAGATTCTCACGCCATCCGCCGAGACGGCTCGACAGATCCGCCGCCTCGGAATCCAATCCGGAAAAGTTGCGGAATCACCGCCTTTGCGGATCAGCCCCAACCCCCGGCCCTGGCCAGAAGACGAACTTATCGAGACCACTCATACACTTGCCGGGCGTCCGGTTTGGCTGGCAGCATGGGTTCAGGACAAGGAATTCATCTCGGTTCTGACAGCCCACCGTCAGGCGCTGCGGATGCTGCATCGGCTGGTTCTGGTGTTGCACGTGGCAAACGAGCCGGAAGTCTCGCCGCTGAGACGGCGGCTGGAATCGATGGACCTGCGCTGCATCAACTGGGATGAAGGGGACATGATTGAAGACACCACTCAGGTCGTCCTGACATCGGACCCC
It encodes the following:
- a CDS encoding HNH endonuclease, which codes for MTNSDPICPLCGRPIPNGGGSLHHLIPKLKGGKGGPTVLLHQICHKEVHATLTEAELARSFNTVEALRAHPRLEKFLTWVRKRPPGFRSKVPGKRRGR
- a CDS encoding DUF3576 domain-containing protein; amino-acid sequence: MRLPTILGLIMLTTTIAACGQNRSTSTYSPNPASGNSDERELNDPERTTLWDIFDRSTAEQTTNVNRYLWAASLDILNFLPVQEVDPFTGVIVTGYGTPPGGGRSYRATVHISDPALAARSLSVALQSSGGAPVSAATTRAVEDAILSRARQLRIADNKF
- the holA gene encoding DNA polymerase III subunit delta, with the protein product MKLSPREAEGYFAKPDADKTGLLIYGADAMRVALKRQQVLAALLGPQAEEEMRLTRMPGGDLRGDPALLLDAVKAVGFFPGPRAVFVEDATETAASAILAALEDWAPGDAQIIVTAGQLKPSSKIRKAFEGHPAAYAVGIYDDPPSRAEVERVLAESGMKNVPRDVMSAISELAVSLSPGDFAQTIEKLSLYKRGDSTDLTIEDIEACAPRSTEAALDDVLNVVAEGRAGEIGPLIRRLQAQGTNGVTLCIGAMRHFRTLYACASDPGGAAQGIGKLRPPVYGKRRDRILRQAQGWGAAKLQTALTVLTDTDLALRSAGQTAPAMALVERAMIRLAMLARSR
- the lptE gene encoding LPS assembly lipoprotein LptE; the protein is MLSFDRRTFLLMPLALAACGFEPVYAPGGSGSALYGRVEVSAPNTVESYLLVQNLEQQLGRSAGSVNDYKLDVQVSTVTRGAAITTTNETQRYTIDGSAQYNLRSNATGQIIASGSVADFVSYSAAGSTVSTLADERDAKRRLMMILSGQIMNRLYATPDLAA
- the leuS gene encoding leucine--tRNA ligase, translating into MSRYSATEIEAKWQEAWDKAGIFTANHKADKPKYYVLEMFPYPSGRIHMGHVRNYTMGDVIARHKLATGHNVLHPMGWDAFGMPAENAAMAIGGHPKEWTYGNIADMRAQMKPLGLSIDWSREFATCDPEYYGQQQALFLDMLEAGLVYRKNAVVNWDPVDMTVLANEQVENGRGWRSGALVERRELTQWFFKISDYSEELLNALDTLENWPAKVRLMQENWIGKSRGLQFGFERTDGGEPITVYTTRPDTLLGASFVGISPDHPIAKQLEAENPEVAEFVAECRKGGTTEEAIETGEKLGFDTGIRVKHPLDPNWELPVWIANFILMDYGTGAIFACPAHDQRDLDFCRKYDLPVIDTFFALDDDTPVDKIAFVPPKTEKVRWVNHFAGLTEATGEEAINTTIDFAEKAGWGEGVTKYRLRDWGLSRQRYWGCPIPVVHCESCGVVPEKKENLPVRLPDDVTFDKPGNPLDRHPTWRDCACPNCGAPAKRETDTMDTFVDSSWYFARFTAPRAETPTDLAEAEYWMNVDQYIGGIEHAILHLLYSRFFARAMNITGHLPDKAIEPFDALFTQGMVTHEIYQTRDANGRPVFHLPEEVTDGKLADGTQVEIIPSAKMSKSKKNVVDPVSIISAFGADTARWFVLSDSPPERDVEWTAAGAEAAYKHLNRVWNLCDKIGAMDPNATGEGDEELLREMHKTIRDVTLGVESFGFNAAIAKLYAFTNTLAKSKAGAAAQKQAIKTLAQLMSPMTPHLAEDIWAHQGGEGLVAVAPWPVADEAMLVDDTVTLPIQINGKRRAEISVAKDLDKAEVEKIALSTEAVQKALEGNAPKKVIVVPGRIVNVVV
- a CDS encoding TIGR03862 family flavoprotein is translated as MAHAVVIGAGPAGLMAAEQLAAAGHSVLVAEAKPSVARKLLMAGKSGLNLTKDEPLDDLIRAYGEAADWLRPIMSEFDAEAVQHWARGLGQTLFVGSTGRVFPEAMKASPLLRAWLARLDKAGVEIRTRWRWTGWESDAPVFDTPDGRRSVSTDVTVLALGGASWARLGSDGHWAQILAGKDVALAPFEPANSAISVDWSPHMQPHFGAALKSIRWMAGDLESRGEAAISRTGLEGGGLYSLTPALRAGQPLFADLTPDLDQQALLARLSAKRSKTTLSQWMRKSLNLSAQKIALFHEMAKRGGHSQSVQVSMLKKLPIRHAGLRPMDEAISTAGGIKRTALDDGLMLTALPGVFCAGEMLDWEAPTGGYLLTACLATGRWAGRSAADWLEKAD
- a CDS encoding VOC family protein translates to MRLSALRLRVADPDRLAAFYRDILGMSVGPAETGYRVGYDGADADILLLPGGGGYTHDKGQRYWKIGITVPDVDLAAAHLRRFDVPVSTPNQFLDIGYMCHLADPEGFVIELLQHDFEGNRPPYAADPDAPFAQARIGQITLRTGDIASEDAFWRARGMSLLSMQEVAPYGFDLHFYAFTNETPPNSELWAVENREWLWKRAYTTLEFQHVAGAQFAHVPDFQGIEIEGLSEPLTDIVGGQILPG